The Microcebus murinus isolate Inina chromosome 4, M.murinus_Inina_mat1.0, whole genome shotgun sequence genome has a segment encoding these proteins:
- the LOC142870552 gene encoding uncharacterized protein LOC142870552, whose translation MGFNICTPTLGRVPGGGTRQLSARTGREQAPCLQCGPGAAATSSAWLQGVEWKEAAQGGREARVRPGGADFTAWGRVWPALPAGKTHVTRNCHARGERGRAVASGKSEPAAPPQSRSKPAGPAGPGPFLSSRLGVPVQTRSGPHKVASGIQGAGPARRAGRRTRGSRRGPPPREACTAAAIPERRGSERARALQVSPRTDDMEASPQSLPTQLPPRRPRRSSRTVASRKEDAALFST comes from the exons ATGGGGTTCAATATCTGTACTCCTACTTTAGGGAGAGTCCCGGGGGGCGGAACCAGGCAGCTGAGCGCACGGACAGGCAGGGAGCAAGCGCCCTGCCTCCAGTGCGGGCCGGGCGCCGCGGCCACCTCCTCCGCCTGGCTGCAGGGGGTGGAGTGGAAGGAAGCCgcacagggaggcagggaggcgaGAGTCCGCCCCGGGGGCGCCGATTTCACAGCCTGGGGCCGAGTGTGGCCGGCCCTCCCGGCCGG GAAGACGCATGTGACGCGGAACTGTCACGCGCGCGGAGAGCGAGGGCGCGCGGTGGCGAGCGGGAAGTCCGAGCCGGCCGCGCCGCCGCAGAGCCGCTCCAAACCCGCCGGACCTGCCGGACCGGGGCCTTTCCTCAGCTCCCGCCTCGGCGTTCCCGTGCAAACACGCTCCGGCCCTCACAAGGTGGCTTCCGGGATTCAAGGAGCTGGGCCGGCGCGGCGGGCCGGGCGGCGGACGCGGGGCTCTCGGCGCGGGCCGCCGCCTCGCGAGGCCTGCACGGCCGCCGCGATTCCTGAGcggagaggctcagagagagccCGCGCGCTCCAGGTCTCCCCGCGGACGGACGATATGGAGGCATCTCCACAGTCTCTCCCGACTCAGCTGCCGCCGCGCAGGCCGCGCCGGTCCTCGCGCACCGTCGCCTCCCGGAAGGAGGACGCCGCGCTGTTCTCCACATGA